In Chiloscyllium plagiosum isolate BGI_BamShark_2017 chromosome 26, ASM401019v2, whole genome shotgun sequence, the sequence GGCAGTCTTCATTTGAGGAGAAAGGAAAATTATCCGaatggagaatggaatggagtctttacaggaagcagaatGTGAGGAATGGTACTCCAGGGGCTCTGACAGATTGGCATGGATAcactatccccagaaatggaaacaaagatgTCAAGGAGGAGAAAGAATGAGCCCGAGATGAAGGCAAAGAAGAGAGAAGGATGGAAGTTGGAGGCAAAGCTAGTGACATTTGCCATTTCTGaaaaagtactggaaaatgaGAGCAGGGAGGATCTGTGATTAGGGGATGTTCTACATAGCACCCATTCCCCCTCTGCACTACCTCCAAAAGAACAGCAATGGTTAACCCCTGGCAGAAACacctgcagtttgagagagagaatttaCTCAGATTAGGAATGTGCAGGTAGTGATGGAGAAGGTAAAAGGGAGGAGGGGGCAACTCCACAGTGACTGCCTTGGAAGCAATCCTTGATGTTTTATGGTGGGAGATGTCACAGGCAGTGTTGGAAAGGCAGTCTGTCAGTTCCCAGTCACAGCCCTTCAAGATCAAACTCCCAGCTCGCTGTGCCTCCCCTTGCCTCCCTGTCTTCCCATCAGACGGTTTCAAACATTGTTCAGTTTTATCCTGAAGCCTCCCTGAAGAGCCCAGTTGGTTCGATTCATGAACTGTTGGGGTACATTCAGGCTCAGGTTGTCATCGGGGGAGGCGGGGTGGAGCTAATGACAGTAGGGCCCACTCCTCCCTGGATCTGTCCCAAAAGAGCACAAAGCAACGCCCTTACCTTGTGGTTACCCCACAACCGGGCCAGGCCATTCGGATCCACAATTCGGAAAACTTTGGACTCATGGTCCTCCCATCGGATGAAAGCTTCATACCTGCTGTCTGAAAGCAACTGGTAAACGTAGTCCCAGAGGAGCCGGCAGTCTAAGGGGACAGCCAGAGAAATATTACTGACCTGTAACATTTAACCAATCAGCTTCCAGAATCTCACAGGGCATCACCACCTGACTGAGCTGGGGCAGAGTGGTTAGCATGCCCTGCTCAGAACTGGAACAGTATGTTCATACCCCAACTCAGACAGGATACCAAACTTAATCCCTAGGTCTGCTCCCCAGACAAGCATAGGGTCTCACGGACACCGTGGGGGGGGGGCACCCCAGTGGACGTCACAGACACAGGGGCACCCCACTGTCCTGCCTGCCGATCACATCTGAGAGGGATAATCTTCACCCTGTGGGATTTTGCTATGTGAAAAGCAACATGGAGGAGCAGGAAGAGACAGAACACAGAGGGAACATCGCCACTCTCTGCAGGAGGATAGTCTGATGGGACTCAGCTCCTTCTGTGTCACTGGCAGCAGAATAGCCGAAGATTTCACAGCAAAATCTGCAGAGAGatcctcaaagtgccagggaacATTGTTTCTGCTGCCAGTATTTTGGGGAGGAATGAGGTGTGAACTCACTGCCCACCCTCCCAGCCCCACGTTTGGGGGCTGAATTCTCCGACTTTGGTTCGCGGTAGGATGGCAGGGTGAAAACCCCCActctgttgccagggttgaattCTGGTGGGTAAAGCTCAGGAGTACAATccccccctcctccctccctctttcCCTTCAGCGACTGTCCTCAGCTGGTGAGAGAGCAGCTGTGTGGCATCCTACCTGCAATTCTGCCTATGGGTGTGGTCACAGGCTCCTCTGGGGCTGATATGGGCACCATCACATGGTTACGGTATAACAGCTCTTCCCGGGATAAGTTCAGAGGCCGCTCCTTGTGAGAGTTCCGGTTGGCCATCCTCGAGGTGATATCTGTGGGCTGTCGGCTGGAGACCATTGCCGGGTTCATCATGGAGTTGGAGATTAACTGGATAACTCGGGAGGTGTCCATAGCAGGTGAATGATTTCTCCTGGGAGCTGGCAGCATGTTGTCATTGCCCGATGGGCAGTGGTTCTCATCCACAGGTGAGATGGACAGTCTTTGCTCAATGTCTGGCGAGGAGCTGTGCGTATTCTCTGCCTGCGAGTTGGGGCTCGGGTTCCTCTCACATGCTGGAGCAAGGCTCTGCGGGATTTCCAGCTCTGCTTCTGGGGAAGAGTGTCGCTGGGCACCAGCTGGAGACCGGACCAATCTCTGGAGTGGTGCCAGTGAAGGCAGATTCCGATGGCTCGCCAGCTCCGAGGGCCGGGCATTTCTGTGCAGTAAGTCTgtggcaggaaagagatggtcaaCATTGGCATGGGGCAAGAGGCACACCTGGTTATAGCCCAAGAACCCCAACCCAGCTCTGCCAACAATCCCTGGAGAGCATCATAACCCACAAGAGGAGAGAGGCTAGGCGAGGGTTTGGAGATACTCAGGGAAAAGGGTAGGTGCGAGAATGAGGGAGGGGGATGATGAATGGCTAGGGCTCAAGGGAGGGACCTAGAGGAGATGAGGGAAGAGTGGGATTTATGATTGATGGGTATGGACAATATTAGCGTAAGGACAAGAGGGTTGGTGGGTAAGGAGGGGCTGGCGAGGTGCAGATGGGAGGTGAGTGAGgcgagggagtgagtgagtgagagtgatgATATATAAACGTTAATAGAGCAATGTTCCCTTGCTTCAGTACGAAACAAGCCCAGGACTGAACAAAACTGCAGAGAGTTAATTGGGTGCCTAGTTTGACCTGATTCCCTAAGCTACAGTGATGGACTCAGCTCACTGGAATTTGACtagataaaagtgaggactgcagatgctggaaatcagagtccagacTGAGCTAGTGTTCAGAGATGCACAAAGCAATTTACACAAAGGAAGCAGCTCAAGACCACGAGGGCCTTTTCAAAAAGGTGTTGTCTGAAGTAGGAAGCAGAGACAGGGAGGTATGACAGCTTCACCTCAAAGGCAGTGAGTTTCAGTTTGTTTCCCCTCCAGATTGTGGCAGCACTTGAACTGGAACTGGGGAGATATTAGCATTATATAAAATGTATCTAACAAACTATTTAACTCGCTCACAGAACTCCAGTATTatacatttattcattcattcgtgggatgtggccGTCACTGGCAGGCCTGTATTCATTCCCCATCTCTAAATGGCCTTGAAGGTGCTGGTTAATTGCCTTATgccaggagtatgccattcagtccatcgagcctATTCTTCCATTCATCTGGATCATAACTGATCAGttcctcaatgccactttcccatAATATCTCTAAATCCTTTTCACATCATTAATTTCCAGAAACCTGTCAATGTCTATCTGGAAGTTACTCAATGATTGAGTTTCCACAACTTTAGGATAAAAAAATTGCATATTCCAAGGACTCCTCACCTTTTGAATGAAGAAAGTACTCTTCATCTtcatctgaaatggcctatcccttatcCTCAGACTGCTCCCCCTAGTTTTCCCCcatttgaaccactgcagcccacctGCTATAGGTAGATGTGCTTAGGacagcaattccaggattttgacccagcaacagtgaaggaatggtgatatatttccaaatgtggatggtgagtagcttggaggaaaATTTgaggatggtggtgttcccatgcatctgctactcttgcccttcttgatggaagtggtcatcgatttgtaaggtgctgtcaaaggatctttggtgaatctctgtagtacatcttgtggatagtatggagggAGTTAATGCTTATGGGCaaagtgccaatcaagtgagctgcttcaTCTTGGATGATATCACACTTCAGGAGAACTgttggagtattccatcacatgcctatggtcagggtcagggatgtgACTGTAAGAGAGGTAAGCATCAGGGTTGAGAGAACAACAGAAAGCTGATGCAATATCCAGTAAGGTTCAACGATCTTGCAGGAGGGgtggataggagcaggagtgcaGGGGGAAGATGAGCAAACTGATCACAGCACCATCGTGCAGGGGCAACTCAAGCTAAGAGAGCTGAAAGAAGTCTAGTGGAAGGGAACAATAAAATTTGAGGTTCATTCCTGCAGAGTGCAGGCCCTGGAAGTTGTCCTACCTGTCTGATTAAAGACAGCTCCTCCACACTGGAGGGGAATAGGCAGGGTCCAAGTGGGGCACCAACACCATCGACAAGACCAGGAAAGAGGTTCTGTTGTGAGACTACTAGCAGTTTCAGGCTAAGTTAGAAAGTTGAACCATAgagtaataatctctggattactactagAGGCACAAACAAACTAACATTGCATAAATAAGATCAGTAGTTTGGTATGGAGAAATGTGTTTTGATTAATAGGgaactggcaccagtactggggaaagaggAAGCTTTTCTCTGTCATACACTTACTCTTACCTTTACAAGTCACCTCATGCCAGAGTTTAATTTCTCTCTATAAATTCTACTCATTCAGCATTCCTTGTGGGAATGTGTCTAGTTTTTAATCGGAATCCTGTACTCTTTGAACCTTCCCCACTGTATGTCTTGTTCATTTTTCCCGAGTTAGTCTGAGTTAGCTTTAATTTTATCTGATTGAAACAAGCCCTTTCTCATGGGTCtgcatgggacttgaacctttcCTCCTGCTTTACAATGAGAACAATTTTACAGAGCATGTTGGCCCCTGGATGTTCTGCTACCCCtccattttccaaatctccctgaTCATTTCCTGGAATTAGATTCTCCCCCCACACCTTGGATTTAAATACATACCAAGCCAGAAAATCTGTCTTTAAAATTCCTATAGTGAATAATTATGCCTTTAttcctgctgttctctctctcacctacatatccctccctccttcccatcATGTAATCTCAACATATAAACTCaccagatttctttttttttgcctcttctTTCTCATTCCTGCCTTCTTTGATCAGTCCTGTCTTTTTCCTTCCTCCATTTCGGATTACAAATGAGAGACATTCAGCTCCTGTGCTGATCTTTTTCTTTATTATACTTGCCCATTCCATCAGGAGAAATGGTGCCTCTATCACAACAGGCCTTCATCACAATCTCTTGCTCCTTTCTACTCTTTCATTAAACTGGAAGTAAACAGAAAGTAAAGTTCTCTCGACCCCGTTcccatcaaacgctcccaggacaCGGACAGCATGGGGTGTCTACACTGCTTGGTTCAAACCTGCCTGTTTGCCATCTCACTCAATGCAATTCCTTATCTCTGTATCCCTGACATTTTACCTCAGGGACAGGGAGATCAGGAAGAGGGCAATCAGGAAGTTACATGAAGGGATCCAGAGCAATCTGACAAAATTGGCTCAGCCATTGGAAGCAGAGGACGATGTGCGATGGgagtgtgactgggaatggcacAGCAAGAAGTCACGCAGTCAGTCATCTCCCTGGCGACTCTCAAGCACCTCATCTCCCTCCCTCACATGTTTCCATAATCCAACAATATCTTTTCTCTGCACATAATCATTGCAATTGACCCTGCCTCCAGCTCTCACTCAGCAGCACCTTCCTGACACTAAGTACTCACAGAGAGAACGCTTATCCCTACGTTCATCTTTAATCAGTGCTCTCGGGTTCTCAATCCTGTCACTCCAATCTAATCTGACCAAACCCCTGGTGGTTTTGATTGCCTCTAAAACAAACAACACAATTGTTTCCTATTGGTGCCACAGGTCTTCCTACAAAGTCCCTTGCAGTTCGGGGTTTATATCAGTGACTgggacttgaatgtaggaggaacATTGAGGTTGTTTCAAGTGATACAAAGATTGACAGTGTGGCTAATAATGAAGGAGAAAGCGATCAGATGGACAGAACAGCAGCAACATGGAGTCCAGGCTGGAAGAGAGAGTGAGGAAATGCATTTGGGGGAAGGGTAACAAGGCAAGGAAATGGGGAATAAATAGGAGGGTACTGGGAGGTACAGGGGAACAAATGTGACTTTGGATTTCATGTTGACAAAGCCCTGAAGGTGGATGGGCAGCTGAATAGAGTGGTTAAGCAAGCAGCTGGGCTAATTGTCTTGATTAGTCAATACAGTGTATAAAAGGATGGGGAAGTTGTGCTAGATCACAGTTAGGGCACAGCTAGAAAAATGCACACTGTACTGGTGCCCACTCGAGAAGAAAAATGTGATTGCATTAAAGAGGTCTTTTACAAGGATGCTGGGGAAACTGGAGAATTTAGGAAAGATGGAAGATTGCATAAGCTCAGGCAGTTTACCTCAGATCAGAGAAGACTGAAgagagatttaattgaagtgaaaTAAATTATGAGAAATACAAACAGAGCAGATTGGAAGGATCTATCCTCGCCCAAAGGGCAAGAGGTAAAGGTTCAATGGGGTTCAAGGCTTTCAGCCAGATAGTAACAAGGATCTGGAACTCATTGAATTAGAGGCAGACACCCTCATCACTTTGAGGAAGTGCTTCTGGATTTATAGTTTTGTAAGTCAGGTGCTGATCCAAACCTATAAACCAGGACCCGAAAAATACAATTAGGTGGAATTGTTTGTTGTCAGATAGCATGGAGCTAAATAGCCTCCTCCCATACTCCACAGAGAATAAGGAATTTAAATCAACAAGAGTAGCCCAGGGCCGCTTAAAATCTAACAATAGGATCGTGGCCAATAACACAGAAATATGGAAGGcaagtgcaggaataggccatttaaccTCCAgttccgctttctctccataccccttgaccCCTTTAGCCACAAAGTCTAgttcagctccctcttgaatatatctaacaaaccgaccccaacagcttcctgtgttcACAAGTTCacaactgagtgaagaaattcgtcctcatctcagtcctgaatggcttacccaaagaacaaagaaaattacagcacaggagcaggcccaaGCCtacaccgatccagatcctccatctaaatgtcgcctattttctaaggatctgtatccctctgctccctgcccattcacaaatctgtctagatacatctgaaATCACACTATTGTTCtcacccctaccacctccactggcaacgcaatccaggcactcaccacccactttccacacatatctccctgaaacttttcccctctcaccttgaacccatgaccccctAGTAATGGAGTCCCATTAGGAGTCctaggacactattcaaaagggccacaacacactgcagtacaccagaactgcaaaaagaagaggaacacctatacaaggtattcgacAAAAACAGATatccgcgcaacttcatcaacagatgtctaagagaaagaccacggaacgaggacataccacaaccaaaaggactagccacactaccatacatcaggagcatctcagaactgacagccagactactgcgacccctaggactcataacggcacacaaaccaacagccacgctcagacaacaactcaccacaacgaaggacccgatacccaacatgagcaaaaccaatggacaaatacaaacacatcgacctggacccaatataccaaccattacagcggacagctgaaactgacaaccggaagcggcagggacaaaccactataaacatcggaggaaacatcaaagaagcaattcgcaggaggctcccaagcactgatgatgtcgcctagccaggggacgaaacgtttgcaacaaaaacttccagctcggcaaacagaaccacagcaatgagcaccaaatcttcgcacaaacttagaCTGCCTAGCCTAGTTCTGGAactccccaacatcaggaacattctttccacatctatcctgtccagTCACTTTAGGATTTTCTGAGACCCCCTCCCCTCAGTctttaaattccagtgagtgcAAGCCCAATTGATACAGCCCAAGCCCCATCAGAAAATGGCGGACATGTTGAACtctatacagtacagaaagaatGTGGCATGTTAAACTGAGACAAGAACTCACCGAATTTGACTAAAACAAAGTTACAGTAAAGGGAGGAATAAATAGCAAGATTCTGTGATAAATCCCACAGTTGAAATGAAGTGGGGGGAAAACATTCTAGATGCGCTATTTTACCAAGGTCAAGAACCATTCCTATAGTCTGAGAGAAGAAAGGTTATCGTATAATTTTTATTATTTGGAACTTGGATTTAAAAGTGGAGGAAAATTGGATTTcagttttcagttctgtgaaagtgactttttttgtttaaagaaaagaTCAGAAAGTCATTTGGGACAGTGAACCAAAGTCAGTCatttcttaaagaaaaaaaaatgcatcttaAGTTACCTGGGGAGTTAGTTCCTGAATATTTACAAAGTTGAGTTTTATGATCCACAGACACATGATCAAAGCCACTAGCCGGTTGTGTTCAGCAGAACAGACAACAAATCAGCATCAGTATGGGGAATCTAGTTTGCAGAACTCTTCAGGCTGTCAGAGTTGGAAAGGTGTCTCAGCAGTAAAAAGGACTTCTCCTTCAGAAAGAGTTTGTGAGTAAATCTGTATTTCAGAGTATTTGGGGTGGACAGAGAAAACTAACTTGGTGATTGTGCAGAAACTTAATTGAGCAAGAAGTTGTAAAATGAAAGTACTCTTCTGGAGCTGAATGTCTTCAAACGATATTGTTGGAAAACACTTCCTTTTTGGATGTTTACGTTAAGTTGTTATACACATGAATAGCATTTTATATAATTAATgttctttaatttaaaaatatattggcaACATCATATGACTATTTTCAGTGACAGACCATCATGTTAACCAGATTACAAAAATTAACTTTATAAATGATACAGAATCTGGGATCTGATCTGTCCAATGTTACCATCAGTTGGATCATGACaatttttagaatccctacacagtgttgatacaggctattcagccaattCAGTCTGTACTGACCCACTGAATATTCCCATAATTCCATACTTACcatagttaacccacctagcctacacatccctgaacaccacagGGCAacttcacatggccaatccacctaacccatcTTTGGACAATTGCTCGTCACTTCACCAATATCAGCAATGTGACAGACGGAAACCAGGAttgtcagcctctgacactgcccatcagaaaagatgttgttatgTGACAGAGCAACTCGAAATGTTCAGCAAGCCAGAGAGAACCAGCATGGAGGAAAGCAGGTTGTGCCCGACAAATGCAACAGAATTTTTCAAAGGGCTGGCTTTGAGAATATCCATGGAATATTTATAAACGTTCAGATTTGTAGATGGTACTTGACAAAAATCCCTCCATAGAACATGTTAACGATGCAGTTTATAAATTAATGAACTGGTTAGGAAACTAGCTACACAGCAGAGTGCAGAGTAAAGCCGATAGTCAGCTGTTCTAACCAGTTAGTGGTGCACCTCAAGGACCTGTGCTGGGGTCTCAATTATTCACTGCCTTTCCTAACAACTTAAGTAGGATGGGAAGTCGGATTTATATATTCGGTGGTGAGACGTTGTAAAAGGGTGGAAAAGATAGTGTCAAATGACAAAGATATCACATGTATGAACACAACCATGGCAAACAGATTTTAATGCAGGCACACGTATGATCACTCACTGGGCTAAAACAGAACAGGGCACTTTTGAAATGATAGCTAGAAACAAGGGCACCTTCAAAAAAATACTTGGAGCTTCAGGTAAAATTaaaaaatatcacaaacaaacacTGAAACAAATCAAAAAAGGTTAGTGGTTGCTGGTCTTTATAGCTAGACAACAAGAATGCAAGGTATGCTTTATTAATTCAATATTCTGGGAGCAAGTCTAAGCCTCACAGGAAGACGTGCAGCACAGAATTATTGTAATCATAATTGGAACTCAAAGTTAAAATTACATAAAGAGTAATCACACACTGGGCTTCTACTAAAAATATCACTGAGACCTgtcaaattctaacaggactagacagaataAATGCCGGCTGTCCCCAATGACATAGAATCTGGAACCAAGGGTCACTCTCTAACAGTAATAGGATAGACCActaaggactgagatgagaaatttcttcaccccacagtgtggtgaacctgtggaattttctgctacagaaagtggttgaggccaaattattcaatattttcaagGTGTTACAGTTGATagagttcttagggctaaaggaataaGCAGGAATAGAGAATACAGTTGAATAATTAACCgggatcatactgaatgacagagcaggctcaagtgtAGAATGCCTCCTCCTGTTCATATATTCACTTCTTTGCAGTTGTTTCCTCATGTTTTTTATCCCTCCTCGCCTCTGCCTCACCGGCTCCCTGCATTAGTCACTCTCCCTCAAACACAATTGTCTCAGTTCATTCACATTCTCCCCAGGCTGGGCCAACGaaccattccctctctctctcgcctgcCCCACCGAGTGAGGGTTCCTGAGAATCTATCCTGGAGATAATAACTGAGCTCCTAGGCTGTAAATCCATTTCTTCCTGATTCCTGGTTTCCATGTGATTGTTGACAGCTCTCCTGTTGCTGGGAGAATAAAGTTAAGAGTGAGGCTAGGCCCTGTTTCAAAATGGTTGTCAGACTCCAGTCACCCAGCTAGGGCCAGCCATTCAGCCTGAACCTTGGAGTGACTGGAGGCAGCAAGCACTCACCTTCCAGGGGATTGTGCAGCATGATGTCAGCTGGGTTGTGTGTAGCACTGGCCGGCTGCAGGAACGGGGGGTACCAGACCGGGGACTCCCTCTGCTTCAGAATGTGGTGCAGTAGCTCGTAGAGGACATCTCCTGAGAAGGCAGCAAGAAAGCATCAAAAACAACCCGAATTTAATTTGCAGCCTTAAAATAGCAACATCACGAGAACATCATAAAATAAGACACAGAGCCATTTGATATTACAGCAGAGAAGAGGGAGAGGACACCATATGGTAAGTGATTTGGGAAACCAAGGAGGAGTTGGACGGGATTGGAGGGGAGAGAAGGTGAGGGACAGAGTCCAGCAACCCTTGACCACATCAAGCAAGTCCCAGCTGAATTCTGGATTTAGCCTAAGTAGGGAGTGGCCAATGAGATACTGAATGCACTGGTTTTCATGTGCCAAAACTTCCCAAATCCTGGAAAGGTCCCAGCAAGTTGGAAGTTTTCTCATGCGACACCAATattcaaggagagagagagagagggggcaggaAACTACAATCCACCTCTGTCAGAGGGAATTGAGTACAACAATCATGAGGTACAACTGTCAGAGGGAAACTACAATCCACCTCTGTCAGAGGGAAAACACTACAATCATGAGGTAATAACAGAACATCTCAAAAGTTATAACAACTTTCGAACATTATA encodes:
- the LOC122563356 gene encoding transcription factor ETV6-like isoform X2, translating into MSEALTQRHIKERNAYTPPVSPVPAFSSTVHGSVSQGRRMEDGTYALPNHLRLQPMFWSRLDVAQWLKWAEQEYSLRPMESEMFEMNGKALCLLTKEDFRYRCPHSGDVLYELLHHILKQRESPVWYPPFLQPASATHNPADIMLHNPLEDLLHRNARPSELASHRNLPSLAPLQRLVRSPAGAQRHSSPEAELEIPQSLAPACERNPSPNSQAENTHSSSPDIEQRLSISPVDENHCPSGNDNMLPAPRRNHSPAMDTSRVIQLISNSMMNPAMVSSRQPTDITSRMANRNSHKERPLNLSREELLYRNHVMVPISAPEEPVTTPIGRIADCRLLWDYVYQLLSDSRYEAFIRWEDHESKVFRIVDPNGLARLWGNHKVRALLCALLGQIQGGVGPTVISSTPPPPMTT
- the LOC122563356 gene encoding transcription factor ETV6-like isoform X1; protein product: MSEALTQRHIKQERNAYTPPVSPVPAFSSTVHGSVSQGRRMEDGTYALPNHLRLQPMFWSRLDVAQWLKWAEQEYSLRPMESEMFEMNGKALCLLTKEDFRYRCPHSGDVLYELLHHILKQRESPVWYPPFLQPASATHNPADIMLHNPLEDLLHRNARPSELASHRNLPSLAPLQRLVRSPAGAQRHSSPEAELEIPQSLAPACERNPSPNSQAENTHSSSPDIEQRLSISPVDENHCPSGNDNMLPAPRRNHSPAMDTSRVIQLISNSMMNPAMVSSRQPTDITSRMANRNSHKERPLNLSREELLYRNHVMVPISAPEEPVTTPIGRIADCRLLWDYVYQLLSDSRYEAFIRWEDHESKVFRIVDPNGLARLWGNHKVRALLCALLGQIQGGVGPTVISSTPPPPMTT